A genome region from Bemisia tabaci chromosome 3, PGI_BMITA_v3 includes the following:
- the LOC109034487 gene encoding LOW QUALITY PROTEIN: uncharacterized protein (The sequence of the model RefSeq protein was modified relative to this genomic sequence to represent the inferred CDS: inserted 1 base in 1 codon) gives MSSDQAETDTVTSICDEPGCACTAGRITCFCQQPNQRVVVSSLIPPTTSIIQLENCAVVEMERNALRHVRALVQIHISNVAELRLNEGSFSWEESFIQEVYTYPGLHINLTASTIPTLPTYVFRGRIDSILFDHAQIQRIESYAFTNIVGTEKIEFKHCTFGRVDTQAFKKLFLDKLTFTGGAFTEAVPSKAVLDLEIRSEFKIDGAAFTKLHSSAFKIARTKTFYLKNCRVNDTYGEAFHIKTTGPVFVLNNDFAFLRTGAFNGLRVDDAVLARYEAQEFIFENNTIGHYELDALAFNTSSFEPHLDRVKVDXPCSCANTERMVSDLIAYSPDYPHSRTKPGAKAEEFLWCQNVKDHLRYKMVKEFRQKTNCLIISTGVPGYLVTLGLVVVPLAALVLLYFLWWRRRRHKWLGVPTESPMKTLKNGKHDSMIVMPEGKTYRETELHVIIEKAEPIVEFVPEARRNGGQPPLTSDL, from the exons AGAGTGGTGGTGTCCTCGCTGATTCCGCCGACGACGAGCATCATTCAACTGGAGAACTGCGCCGTCGTCGAGATGGAACGCAACGCCCTGCGACACGTCCGTGCCCTCGTTCAAATCCACATAAGCAACGTGGCCGAACTCCGGCTCAACGAGGGCTCCTTCAGCTGGGAGGAGAGTTTCATCCAGGAGGTCTACACTTATCCCGGTCTCCACATCAACCTCACCGCCTCCACCATCCCCACGCTCCCCACCTATGTCTTCAGAG GTAGGATAGATTCAATCCTATTCGACCACGCCCAAATCCAGCGGATCGAATCCTACGCCTTCACCAACATCGTGGGCACGGAGAAGATCGAGTTCAAGCACTGCACCTTCGGGCGCGTCGACACGCAGGCCTTCAAGAAGCTCTTCCTGGACAAACTCACCTTCACCGGGGGCGCCTTCACGGAGGCGGTGCCGAGCAAGGCCGTGCTCGACCTGGAGATCCGCTCCGAGTTCAAGATCGACGGCGCCGCCTTCACCAAGCTCCACAGCTCCGCCTTCAAGATCGCCCGGACCAAGACCTTCTACCTCAAGAACTGCCGCGTCAACGACACCTACGGCGAGGCCTTCCACATCAAGACCACCGGCCCGGTCTTCGTCCTCAACAACGACTTCGCCTTCCTCCGGACGGGCGCCTTCAACGGCCTCCGCGTGGACGACGCCGTCTTGGCCCGCTACGAGGCCCAGGAGTTCATCTTCGAGAACAACACCATCGGCCACTACGAGCTGGACGCCCTCGCCTTCAACACCTCCAGCTTCGAGCCGCACCTCGACCGGGTCAAGGTGG CTCCCTGCTCCTGCGCCAATACCGAGCGGATGGTGTCCGACCTGATCGCCTACTCCCCCGACTACCCGCACAGCCGGACGAAGCCCGGCGCCAAGGCCGAGGAGTTCCTCTGGTGCCAGAACGTCAAGGACCACCTCCGCTACAAGATGGTGAAGGAGTTCCGGCAGAAGACCAACTGCTTGATCATCTCGACGGGGGTGCCGGGGTACTTGGTGACGCTCGGGTTGGTCGTCGTCCCGTTGGCCGCCCTCGTGCTCCTCTACTTCCTCTGGTGGCGGAGGCGGCGGCACAAGTGGCTCGGGGTCCCGACAGAGTCCCCGATGAAGACGCTCAAGAACGGGAAGCACGATAGTATGATCGTCATGCCCGAGGGGAAGACCTACAGGGAGACCGAGCTCCATGTCATCATCGAGAAGGCCGAGCCTATCGTCGAATTCGTCCCGGAGGCCAGGCGCAATGGTGGACAACCGCCCTTGACCAGTGATTTGTAG